Proteins co-encoded in one Quercus robur chromosome 8, dhQueRobu3.1, whole genome shotgun sequence genomic window:
- the LOC126694460 gene encoding ribonuclease 3-like protein 2, with the protein MDSLLSMGQAEEKSATIVAVEKILSYSFKDKALLVEALTHPAYYNNKNKNNNNNNGESFRSYQRLEFVGDVVLGLAVSKYLYLEDPSLGPGQLTDLRSANVGNDKLARVAVRHGLHRYIRHNNNLDASLLDEVQEFADEVSQEGDIVLHGSIKAPKVLADIVESLAAAIYFDLNFDLEKLWVIFRDLLKPIVTLEVLQQQPHPIDTLYKQCAKQGREVKIKPWRDGAKNIASVYVDGVFVASGSSDQLMDIARLNAAKQALLELAKSMPTNIGRLDFSFGLNKSLEIEGAMQKLHEFCQKKRWAIPNYSIAKAEGPPHAKKYVCLVQIENVDGGLSMEGDEKSKVKEAKNSAASCIIRALLESNPIRHNIIKY; encoded by the exons ATGGATTCTCTTTTGTCCATGGGGCAGGCGGAGGAGAAGTCAGCCACAATAGTAGCTGTGGAAAAAATACTCTCCTACAGCTTCAAGGACAAGGCTCTTCTAGTAGAGGCACTCACACACCCCGCctactacaacaacaaaaacaaaaacaacaacaacaacaacggcGAGTCGTTTAGGTCGTACCAGCGGCTCGAGTTCGTAGGCGACGTTGTGCTGGGACTGGCCGTGAGCAAATACTTGTACCTGGAAGACCCTAGCCTCGGCCCAGGACAGCTCACAGACCTACGCTCCGCCAACGTCGGCAACGACAAGCTCGCACGGGTCGCCGTCCGCCACGGTCTCCACCGCTACATCAGGCACAACAATAATTTGGACGCCTCTCTTCTTGATGAG GTTCAAGAGTTTGCTGATGAAGTCAGTCAAGAAGGCGATATAGTTTTACATGGATCAATTAAAGCCCCAAAGGTTCTTGCTGACATTGTAGAGTCTTTGGCAGCAGCTATATATTTTGATCTCAATTTCGATCTGGAAAAATTATGGGTG ATCTTTAGGGATCTCCTGAAACCTATTGTCACACTTGAAGTCTTGCAACAACAACCACATCCTATTGATACATTGTATAAACAGTGTGCAAAGCAAGGGAGGGAAGTTAAAATTAAGCCCTGGAGGGATGGGGCAAAGAATATTGCCAGTGTATATGTCGATGGCGTGTTTGTTGCCTCAGGTTCTTCTGATCAATTAATGGACATTGCAAGGCTTAATGCAGCAAAGCAAGCATTGCTCGAGTTAGCGAAATCTATGCCCACTAACATTGggaggttagatttttcttttgggctCAACAAGTCATTAGAGATTGAAGGAGCAATGCAAAAGTTGCACGAGTTTTGTCAGAAGAAAAGGTGGGCTATACCTAATTACAG CATTGCGAAGGCAGAGGGTCCACCACACGCAAAGAAATATGTATGCTTGGTTCAAATAGAAAATGTAGATGGTGGCTTGTCTATGGAGGGAGACGAAAAGTCAAAAGTAAAGGAAGCAAAAAATTCTGCAGCTTCATGTATTATTCGTGCCTTATTAGAGTCTAATCCGATCCgacataatataataaaatattaa
- the LOC126695810 gene encoding uncharacterized mitochondrial protein AtMg00810-like: protein MANSSLFVFDSHQTIIYLLVYVDDIIITSNSSSQVSHLVIALSKAFELKDLGALSYFLGIQIVPSRFGLTLCQSKYASDNPTSSHLEAAKRVLHYERGTLHFGIHLAPSPLTFSAFSDADWVGDPIDRKSTTGMLVFLGSNPISWSSKKQSTVSCSSTEAEYRVLASTAIELAWLCTLFKELRLFLPHIPILWCDSNSAIALASNPVFHSTM from the exons ATGGCAAATTCTTCCTTATTTGTGTTTGACTCTCATCAGACCATCATTTATCTGCTggtgtatgttgatgatattatcATCACAAGCAACTCTTCTTCACAAGTTTCTCATCTTGTCATTGCCCTCAGCAAGGCTTTTGAGCTCAAGGATCTGGGTGCTCTCTCTTATTTCTTAGGCATTCAAATTGTGCCTTCCAGATTTGGTCTTACTCTGTGCCAGTCCAAGTATGCTTCAGAT AATCCCACTTCTTCTCATTTGGAGGCAGCAAAACGTGTTCTTCATTATGAGAGGGGCACTTTACACTTTGGGATTCATCTTGCTCCTAGTCCACTTACCTTCTCTGCCTTCTCTGATGCAGATTGGGTTGGAGACCCCATTGACAGGAAGTCCACTACTGGAATGCTGGTTTTTCTTGGTTCAAACCCAATTTCTTGGTCTTCCAAGAAACAATCAACTGTTTCCTGTTCCTCCACAGAGGCAGAGTATCGTGTCTTGGCTTCCACAGCAATTGAGCTAGCTTGGCTATGCACTTTGTTTAAGGAACTTAGGCTGTTTCTTCCACACATCCCCATTCTGTGGTGTGATAGCAATTCTGCTATAGCTTTGGCCTCTAATCCAGTCTTTCATTCTACTATGTGA
- the LOC126694461 gene encoding ribonuclease 3-like protein 2, with product MDSLLSKEEEESSTWSPALSFCFWFGFAFLVIKSCLCKRKKPHQEAKTNMASSTIRAVEKILSYRFKNKALLEEALTHPSYYNNNNNGESSRSYQRLEFVGDTVLGLALSEYLYLEYPSLDPGQLSPLHHANISNEKLARVAVRHHLYSYIRHNIRDFRSKVQKFADAVNQEDDMVLYGSIKAPKILADIVESLAAAIYVDLEFDLQKLWVIFMDLLKPIVTPEVLQQQPHPVTTLYDQCQKQGREVVIKNTSIGAKNIASVYVDGAFFASDSSDDMDTARRNAAELALRKLSKSMPTNLRRLDFSFGLNKSFEIEGAKQKLHEVCKKKRWTVPRYSIEKEEGPSNDKKYACSVQIATEDGGLFMAGEEKSRVKEAENSAASCLIRALLDSNII from the exons ATGGATTCTCTTTTGTCCAAGGAGGAAGAGGAGTCATCTACTTGGAGTCCGGCGCTTAGTTTCTGTTTCTGGTTTGGCTTTGCTTTTTTAGTGATAAAGTCATGcctttgcaaaagaaaaaaaccacaCCAGGAAGCAAAAACCAACATGGCATCATCCACAATAAGAGCGGTGGAAAAAATACTCTCTTACAGGTTCAAGAACAAGGCGCTTCTAGAAGAGGCACTCACACACCCCTcctactacaacaacaacaacaacggcGAGTCGTCTAGGTCGTACCAGCGGCTCGAGTTCGTAGGTGACACGGTGCTGGGACTGGCCCTGAGCGAATACTTGTACCTGGAATACCCCAGCCTCGACCCAGGACAACTCTCGCCCCTACATCACGCCAACATCAGCAACGAGAAACTCGCGAGGGTCGCCGTCCGCCACCATCTATACAGCTACATCAGGCACAACATTAGGGACTTCCGGAGTAAG GTTCAAAAGTTTGCTGATGCAGTCAATCAGGAAGACGATATGGTTTTATACGGGTCAATTAAAGCCCCAAAGATTCTTGCTGACATTGTAGAGTCTTTAGCAGCAGCTATATATGTTGATCTCGAATTCGACCTGCAAAAATTATGGGTG ATCTTTATGGATCTCCTGAAACCTATTGTCACACCCGAAGTCTTGCAACAACAACCCCATCCTGTTACAACATTGTATGACCAGTGTCAAAAGCAGGGGAGGGAAGTTGTCATTAAGAACACGAGCATTGGGGCAAAGAATATTGCTAGTGTATATGTCGATGGTGCATTTTTTGCCTCAGATTCATCTGATGATATGGACACTGCAAGGCGTAATGCAGCAGAGCTAGCTTTGCGCAAATTATCGAAATCTATGCCCACTAACCTTAggaggttagatttttcttttgggctCAACAAGTCATTTGAGATTGAAGGAGCAAAGCAAAAGTTACACGAGGTTTGTAAGAAGAAAAGGTGGACTGTGCCTCGTTACAG CATTGAGAAGGAAGAGGGTCCATCAAACGACAAGAAATATGCATGCTCTGTTCAAATAGCAACTGAAGATGGTGGTTTGTTTATGGCGGGAGAAGAAAAGTCAAGAGTAAAGGAAGCAGAAAATTCTGCGGCTTCATGTCTTATCCGTGCCTTATTAGActctaatataatataa